The following are encoded together in the Bacillus carboniphilus genome:
- a CDS encoding HD domain-containing protein codes for MITDPIYGTFEIDLVLKELIQTKPIQRLKGVHQGGASYLVNPEWNVTRYEHSVGTMLLVRNMGGSIEEQIVALLHDVSHTAFSHVVDFALENKNEDYHEQIYVKVIEESEIPEVLHRHGFKKEILFEMDPWTILEKPLPDLCADRVDYTLRDQFHYGTLDLDDIQYFLENITIQQGSMAFKSIEAAEKFTDLYYKEVVDFFMHPLNAYGNRKLSILMYLGLKKKVISEADLLLQDEEVWCILRESKDPDIVQILRQIHPHVEVVEDEKSYDFYMKHKPRLLDPKVIVDGKGQTASSVSEKIDLLNKKAEEKFTRGVRVRVVSYDSREK; via the coding sequence ATGATAACTGACCCAATTTACGGAACCTTCGAAATCGATCTGGTGTTAAAAGAACTTATTCAAACTAAGCCCATACAACGCTTAAAGGGTGTACATCAGGGAGGTGCTAGTTATCTAGTAAATCCTGAGTGGAACGTCACTCGGTACGAACATTCTGTCGGAACTATGCTCTTGGTTCGAAATATGGGAGGAAGTATTGAAGAGCAAATCGTAGCCTTATTACATGATGTCTCTCATACAGCATTTTCTCATGTAGTTGATTTTGCACTTGAGAATAAGAACGAGGATTATCATGAACAAATATATGTAAAAGTCATTGAAGAGTCAGAAATCCCTGAGGTTTTACATAGACATGGATTCAAAAAAGAGATTTTATTTGAAATGGATCCCTGGACCATTCTTGAAAAGCCACTACCAGACTTATGTGCCGACCGAGTTGATTATACTTTAAGGGATCAGTTTCATTACGGAACTCTAGATCTAGATGATATTCAATACTTTTTAGAAAACATAACCATTCAACAGGGGAGTATGGCTTTCAAATCAATTGAAGCTGCAGAAAAGTTCACTGACCTTTACTATAAGGAAGTTGTTGATTTTTTTATGCATCCCTTAAATGCATATGGGAATAGGAAGCTTTCAATTTTAATGTACCTAGGGTTAAAAAAGAAGGTAATTTCTGAAGCAGACCTATTGTTGCAGGATGAAGAGGTATGGTGCATTCTCCGAGAAAGCAAGGATCCGGATATCGTACAAATATTGCGGCAGATTCATCCACATGTAGAAGTAGTAGAGGACGAGAAAAGCTACGATTTTTATATGAAACATAAACCTAGATTATTAGATCCTAAGGTAATCGTAGATGGGAAGGGTCAAACAGCTTCTTCTGTTTCTGAAAAGATTGATTTATTGAATAAGAAAGCGGAGGAAAAGTTTACAAGAGGGGTTCGGGTTCGAGTGGTATCTTATGACAGTAGGGAGAAATAG
- a CDS encoding DUF2515 family protein → MLLSKIKTFFSKVDKEKDILSNQDWTYLHEKIRGLSYNQKVTKLYSTLEREILQSIRSQVRLWNENNVTRTDAYFRYFQKHPEIHWSFLAHMVSRNGGYHMTDLKSRSYRYALEAEEQKQIFSMLETANHLIFQDAYSQLLLYEIWKERGKNFFHLMPHLSVSPFMQEVWDFFIKNKNAEVLTVALIINEQMMLEARLIPTKIFKHAKSTFPFQVQEFLATTYILFPTRKKQLHGLPVQHFEMVTQRIETGKKLYSLLWDHKRNHKQFVSFASKVQHTSSREDYWPNIYTTTPLERKKIHSPNLEQAWENMSPLIQSKKTWVCRKAQLDLLKSRPVLREHNCTLEVCTSLLGMTSVNQLLGLLTGRQRAKMVKLKDDFSSYFS, encoded by the coding sequence ATGTTGCTTTCAAAAATTAAAACTTTTTTCTCAAAGGTTGACAAGGAAAAAGATATTCTTTCAAATCAGGATTGGACATATCTACATGAAAAGATAAGGGGCTTGAGTTACAATCAAAAGGTAACTAAGCTTTATTCAACCTTAGAAAGAGAGATCCTTCAGTCTATTCGTTCACAAGTTCGCCTATGGAATGAAAATAATGTAACGCGGACAGATGCATATTTTAGATACTTTCAAAAACACCCCGAAATTCACTGGAGTTTTCTAGCTCATATGGTTTCACGAAACGGTGGTTACCATATGACCGATTTAAAGAGTCGGTCCTACAGGTATGCGTTAGAAGCAGAAGAACAAAAGCAAATCTTCAGCATGTTAGAAACAGCAAACCATCTTATTTTTCAAGATGCATACAGTCAACTACTACTTTATGAGATTTGGAAGGAAAGGGGGAAAAATTTTTTTCATCTTATGCCTCACTTATCTGTTTCCCCATTTATGCAAGAAGTGTGGGATTTTTTTATAAAGAATAAGAACGCTGAGGTCTTGACCGTTGCTCTTATTATCAATGAACAAATGATGCTAGAGGCTAGGTTGATTCCTACAAAAATATTTAAGCATGCAAAGTCTACTTTTCCATTCCAAGTCCAAGAATTCCTCGCTACCACCTATATCCTTTTTCCAACTCGAAAAAAACAACTACATGGGCTCCCGGTTCAACATTTTGAGATGGTCACCCAGCGTATTGAGACTGGAAAGAAACTTTATTCTCTTTTATGGGACCATAAGAGGAATCATAAACAGTTCGTTTCATTTGCCTCAAAAGTTCAACATACGAGTTCCCGGGAGGATTACTGGCCAAATATATATACCACCACACCATTGGAACGAAAGAAAATACACAGTCCAAACCTTGAACAAGCATGGGAAAACATGTCTCCCCTTATTCAATCAAAAAAGACTTGGGTTTGTAGAAAAGCACAGTTAGACCTGCTAAAAAGCAGACCGGTATTAAGAGAACATAATTGCACATTAGAGGTTTGTACCTCTTTGCTTGGCATGACTTCTGTAAACCAGCTATTGGGTTTGCTTACGGGAAGGCAAAGAGCAAAAATGGTGAAACTAAAAGATGACTTTTCATCCTATTTTTCTTGA
- a CDS encoding sporulation protein: MSFFKKALATIGIGNAKIDARLEKSDWNQGEEVRGELVLTGGSVVQKIEDIFMEVCCTYIREVDDKKISDTAVLERFRISQQTELGPNEERKVPFSFVLPYETPITAGSSKVWVRTQLGIESGVDSSDYDPITVKPGNITAKVLDTFRSLGFQTRKVENEYVKRYARGRYPFLQEFEFYPVSGPFYRAFDEVEVAFRFRSEDNVDLLMEVDRRGRGLMGLLSEALEMDESKVSLNVNSQNIHQLPAMIEDVLQRYR; the protein is encoded by the coding sequence ATGTCGTTTTTTAAAAAGGCTTTAGCTACTATTGGAATTGGAAATGCAAAAATTGATGCTAGATTAGAAAAGTCTGATTGGAACCAAGGAGAAGAAGTTCGTGGTGAATTAGTCCTTACAGGTGGAAGTGTTGTGCAAAAAATTGAGGATATTTTTATGGAAGTATGTTGCACTTATATTCGTGAAGTCGATGATAAAAAAATCTCAGATACCGCAGTATTAGAGCGATTTAGAATTTCACAACAGACCGAATTGGGGCCAAATGAGGAAAGAAAAGTTCCTTTTTCATTTGTGCTTCCATATGAAACGCCAATTACAGCAGGAAGTTCAAAGGTATGGGTACGTACTCAACTAGGTATCGAATCGGGGGTCGACTCTAGTGACTATGATCCGATTACAGTGAAGCCTGGTAACATAACAGCAAAAGTTCTAGATACGTTCCGCAGCCTAGGTTTCCAAACACGAAAAGTTGAAAATGAATATGTAAAAAGGTATGCAAGAGGACGTTATCCATTCTTACAAGAGTTTGAGTTTTACCCGGTATCTGGCCCATTCTATCGTGCCTTCGATGAAGTGGAAGTTGCATTCCGCTTCAGAAGTGAAGATAACGTCGATTTGTTAATGGAAGTCGACCGCAGAGGTAGAGGATTGATGGGATTGTTAAGTGAAGCGTTAGAAATGGATGAGTCAAAAGTGTCCCTTAATGTGAACAGTCAAAACATTCACCAACTCCCAGCTATGATTGAGGATGTATTGCAGCGTTACCGTTAA
- a CDS encoding nucleotidyltransferase domain-containing protein, with amino-acid sequence MKEAPKVVAISFLTTYFPDCDGAILAGSIVRGEGTSTSDLDIVIFQEKLESAYRETFYMSGWPIEVFVHNFTSYKAFFESDRERARPSLPRMVVEGEILISHPKLDEMKEEAGVLLEEGPDPWSEQTLLFKRYMLTDVLDDFIGSKKEEEELWTANALADIIHEFYLRTNLQWIGHSKWVYRALKSFNPSFADRFYQAFQLYYRSRDKKLVVQLAEEVLAPYGGRLLEGFSMGKKE; translated from the coding sequence ATGAAAGAAGCACCAAAGGTTGTAGCCATTTCCTTTTTAACAACCTACTTTCCGGACTGTGACGGAGCCATACTTGCAGGTAGTATAGTTCGAGGAGAAGGGACATCGACTTCTGACTTAGACATTGTTATTTTTCAAGAGAAACTTGAGTCTGCTTACAGAGAAACCTTTTATATGTCTGGATGGCCCATCGAAGTATTTGTGCATAATTTCACATCTTACAAAGCTTTTTTTGAATCAGACAGAGAAAGAGCAAGGCCATCGCTACCTAGAATGGTTGTGGAAGGAGAAATATTGATTTCTCACCCTAAATTAGATGAAATGAAGGAAGAAGCAGGGGTACTTCTTGAGGAAGGACCTGATCCGTGGTCTGAGCAAACGCTACTATTTAAAAGGTATATGCTGACGGATGTTCTCGATGATTTTATTGGTTCGAAAAAAGAGGAAGAAGAACTTTGGACGGCTAATGCATTGGCAGATATAATTCATGAATTCTATTTAAGAACAAATCTACAGTGGATTGGACACTCTAAGTGGGTGTACCGAGCATTAAAATCGTTTAACCCAAGTTTTGCAGACCGGTTCTATCAGGCATTTCAGTTGTACTATAGAAGTAGGGATAAGAAATTAGTGGTCCAACTTGCAGAAGAAGTGCTGGCACCCTATGGTGGGAGATTACTAGAGGGTTTTTCAATGGGTAAAAAGGAATAA
- a CDS encoding class I SAM-dependent methyltransferase has translation MNQHQSVKDQFGKNASNYVTSPLHAKGKDLEWMKQWVTHQFSNKETLLDIATGGGHVANAFAPLFNQVTALDLTPEMLEQAEKFIKGNGYENVDFTIGDAQDLPFDDQSFDMVTCRVAPHHFPDVTKFVKEVYRVVKAGGVFILADNVVPEMDAYDIFFNDLEKKRDYSHNRALKKTEWLSVVEHTGFRTDHLVTFEKNFSFETWCKNMSLSNEQIEELNDWILSASDDVRTYFSVKTQEDGTVKSFTGQSIVLIAWK, from the coding sequence ATGAATCAGCATCAATCTGTTAAAGATCAGTTTGGGAAAAATGCCTCTAATTATGTAACAAGTCCACTTCATGCCAAGGGTAAAGATTTAGAATGGATGAAACAGTGGGTGACTCATCAGTTCTCAAATAAGGAAACTCTTCTAGATATCGCCACAGGAGGCGGTCATGTAGCAAACGCTTTCGCTCCACTCTTCAACCAAGTGACCGCCTTAGATTTAACCCCTGAAATGTTAGAACAGGCTGAAAAATTTATTAAAGGAAACGGCTATGAAAATGTAGACTTCACTATTGGAGATGCTCAGGATCTACCGTTTGATGATCAATCATTTGATATGGTTACGTGTCGTGTTGCTCCACACCATTTTCCAGATGTGACTAAGTTTGTAAAAGAAGTATATCGAGTAGTAAAGGCTGGCGGGGTCTTTATTTTAGCTGACAATGTGGTTCCTGAAATGGATGCTTATGACATCTTCTTTAACGACCTTGAAAAGAAAAGAGATTATAGTCATAATCGCGCTTTGAAAAAAACAGAATGGCTATCTGTCGTTGAACATACTGGTTTTCGAACAGATCACTTAGTTACTTTTGAAAAGAATTTTAGCTTTGAAACCTGGTGTAAAAATATGAGTCTGTCCAATGAACAGATAGAAGAGTTAAACGATTGGATCCTGTCTGCATCAGACGATGTTCGAACCTACTTCTCCGTAAAGACACAGGAGGATGGAACGGTAAAATCCTTTACCGGCCAATCCATTGTTTTAATTGCATGGAAGTAA
- the trhA gene encoding PAQR family membrane homeostasis protein TrhA has translation MAFTHTFSKKEEIANSVTHAIGAALSIAALVLLIVFSSLYGNAWHIVSFTLYGASMVLLYTSSTLLHSFPEGKVKDFFEIIDHSSIYFFIAGTYTPFLFVVVEGALGWTIFGIVWGTAIAGTVFKAFFVKKYLFTSTALYVVMGWFIVLAWKPLTEKLPAEAIQLLVIGGVLFTVGSIFYVWRGFKYHHAVWHIFVIAGTACHFFCVLLYVLPIQN, from the coding sequence ATGGCCTTTACTCATACTTTTTCCAAAAAGGAAGAAATAGCCAATTCCGTTACTCATGCCATAGGGGCTGCTTTAAGCATTGCTGCCCTTGTTCTTTTAATTGTGTTCTCTTCTCTTTATGGGAATGCTTGGCACATTGTCAGTTTTACTTTATATGGAGCTTCTATGGTACTCTTGTACACCTCCTCTACTCTTCTACACAGCTTTCCCGAAGGAAAAGTAAAGGACTTTTTTGAAATCATTGACCACTCATCCATTTACTTTTTTATTGCCGGGACATATACTCCATTCCTATTTGTTGTTGTAGAAGGAGCCTTGGGGTGGACTATCTTCGGAATTGTCTGGGGAACAGCTATTGCAGGCACAGTGTTTAAAGCTTTTTTCGTCAAAAAATACTTATTTACATCCACTGCTCTTTACGTGGTTATGGGCTGGTTTATCGTTTTGGCATGGAAGCCTCTAACCGAGAAATTACCTGCTGAAGCCATCCAACTGCTAGTTATTGGTGGTGTATTGTTTACGGTTGGCTCCATTTTTTATGTATGGAGAGGGTTTAAGTATCATCACGCTGTTTGGCATATCTTTGTGATAGCAGGAACGGCATGTCACTTTTTCTGCGTATTGCTCTATGTGTTGCCAATCCAAAATTAA
- a CDS encoding TIGR02206 family membrane protein, producing the protein MYESLVSADSPYSSFQLFSVSHIVVILITVGTLVCFYIWKEQLKAYSSFLKWGLVALLVGSEIYFNIWNLLIDEWSLQYTLPFQLCSISIYLSTFMLITKNHRLYEIVYFLGLAGATQAILTPELFYDFPHTRYFQFFIAHIAIILSPLYMTWIEGFRINFRSVIRAFFALNAVAVVVFFINLGFGANYMFLAKKPSNPSLLDFLGPYPWYILVLEGLAFVLFLLLYLPFHKRKATSRLIEID; encoded by the coding sequence ATGTACGAATCATTAGTTAGTGCTGATAGCCCTTATTCATCTTTTCAATTGTTTTCCGTTTCCCATATCGTGGTGATTTTGATTACGGTTGGAACCCTTGTATGCTTTTATATTTGGAAAGAACAATTGAAGGCATACAGTTCTTTCCTAAAGTGGGGGCTTGTGGCCTTACTCGTTGGTTCGGAAATATATTTCAACATTTGGAATTTACTCATTGATGAATGGAGCCTTCAATACACCCTTCCCTTTCAGCTTTGTTCCATTAGCATCTATTTATCTACATTCATGCTGATTACCAAAAATCATAGGCTCTATGAAATTGTTTACTTTTTAGGTCTGGCAGGGGCTACACAAGCTATTCTAACACCGGAACTTTTTTATGATTTTCCGCATACTCGGTACTTTCAGTTTTTCATTGCTCATATTGCCATCATTTTATCGCCATTGTACATGACGTGGATTGAAGGGTTTCGGATAAACTTCCGCTCTGTTATCCGCGCATTTTTCGCATTAAATGCAGTGGCAGTAGTTGTATTCTTTATTAACCTAGGGTTCGGGGCAAATTATATGTTTCTTGCTAAAAAACCAAGTAACCCTAGTTTGCTAGATTTTCTTGGGCCTTATCCGTGGTATATTCTTGTATTAGAGGGATTAGCATTTGTTCTATTCCTATTGCTGTACCTTCCTTTCCATAAAAGGAAGGCGACTTCTAGATTGATAGAAATTGATTAG
- a CDS encoding polysaccharide deacetylase family protein has translation MYRHKFVVLIVIVFITLLTACQQPVDQDATPKENEKEEETKSPEIDESDLISSIVQAAEQGKILEAPFQTETTSFLDIKEEWGDPDQVDQAGYGYYAAYEDRNVTIGYIQEGAVFDVRSYSDDVKSIDYSMMEEALGEPDETRYYGEDHIYVYQLTDDIQLKFIIPQSGETVHHISVFNQSTLEQTEHEYVLDIKGLSGHLPDETWSSMLTWRKDIQVFAQAYENMWLNGPDQPMVALTFDDGPDEEDVTNSVIDILDEYGVKGSFFFVGENVEKHPDVVKKADESGHLVLGHSYQHKNLKSMNFQGVVEDLQMTEAAIFEAIGKKPAMFRPPFGDTDFDVVNASKQEKYDIILWSIDTIDWADGAVSEEIVENVLSNVRNGDIILMHTTKERVETPKALPMIIEELQKRNFQIVDLETMLGINAYK, from the coding sequence TTGTACAGACATAAATTTGTCGTCTTAATTGTAATCGTATTCATAACGTTATTAACAGCCTGTCAACAACCAGTGGATCAAGATGCCACTCCTAAGGAAAATGAAAAAGAAGAGGAGACAAAGTCTCCTGAAATTGATGAGTCTGACCTCATCTCATCTATAGTTCAAGCAGCAGAACAGGGAAAGATTCTCGAAGCTCCATTTCAGACAGAGACAACTAGCTTCTTAGATATAAAAGAAGAATGGGGTGACCCTGATCAAGTGGATCAAGCTGGGTATGGATATTATGCAGCTTATGAGGACCGTAATGTAACGATTGGCTACATTCAAGAGGGAGCCGTTTTTGATGTACGTTCATATAGTGATGATGTTAAATCTATCGATTACTCCATGATGGAGGAAGCTTTAGGCGAACCTGATGAAACCCGCTATTATGGAGAAGATCATATATACGTCTATCAGCTTACTGATGATATTCAGTTAAAGTTTATTATTCCTCAATCAGGAGAGACCGTTCACCATATTTCAGTCTTTAATCAAAGTACATTAGAGCAAACAGAGCATGAATACGTACTGGATATCAAAGGACTTTCTGGTCATTTGCCTGATGAGACTTGGAGTAGTATGTTGACTTGGAGAAAGGACATTCAAGTTTTTGCACAAGCCTATGAAAATATGTGGCTGAATGGACCAGATCAACCAATGGTGGCTTTAACTTTTGATGATGGACCTGATGAGGAAGATGTTACGAATTCTGTTATTGATATTTTAGATGAATACGGAGTAAAAGGAAGCTTTTTCTTTGTTGGAGAAAATGTTGAGAAACATCCTGATGTTGTCAAAAAGGCAGATGAGAGCGGACACCTTGTACTAGGTCATAGCTATCAGCACAAAAACTTAAAATCTATGAATTTCCAAGGTGTAGTTGAAGATTTGCAAATGACAGAAGCAGCTATATTTGAGGCTATTGGTAAAAAACCAGCAATGTTCCGTCCACCGTTTGGAGATACAGATTTTGATGTCGTAAATGCTTCAAAACAGGAAAAATATGATATTATTCTTTGGTCCATTGATACCATTGATTGGGCAGATGGGGCAGTGAGTGAAGAGATTGTTGAAAACGTGCTATCTAATGTACGTAATGGTGACATTATCTTGATGCATACGACAAAGGAAAGAGTGGAGACACCGAAGGCTTTACCAATGATAATTGAAGAGTTGCAAAAGCGAAATTTCCAAATTGTGGACCTTGAGACCATGTTGGGGATTAATGCCTATAAATAA
- a CDS encoding YciI family protein produces MPHFAAFLHMEKPELNQTYRPDHLEYLENLKEQGKVFLKGPFTDGSGGLVIYEADSFEEAKELAENDPYVKLGVRRLDLREWKI; encoded by the coding sequence ATGCCGCACTTTGCTGCTTTTTTACACATGGAAAAACCAGAGTTAAATCAGACATATCGCCCAGATCATTTGGAATATCTAGAGAATCTAAAAGAACAAGGAAAAGTCTTTTTAAAGGGACCATTTACAGATGGTTCAGGGGGATTAGTTATATACGAAGCTGACTCTTTTGAGGAAGCCAAAGAATTAGCCGAAAATGATCCCTACGTAAAATTGGGAGTTCGAAGACTCGATTTACGTGAGTGGAAAATCTAA
- a CDS encoding glycerol-3-phosphate responsive antiterminator, whose translation MSFYGQKIIPAIRSMKDFEKMLDTPFTYGVFLDLHVGMLKNVFKYANQYEKKMFLHVDLIQGLKNDEAAAEYLCQEIKPYGLISTKANVIMKARQKGIYATQRAFIIDSSALERSITLVKKTNPHYIEVLPGVVPKIIKELHVRTGKPIFAGGLIDTPDEVEQAIQSGATAITTSNRKLWEEYSNLNISE comes from the coding sequence TTGAGTTTTTATGGGCAAAAAATCATTCCAGCGATTCGTTCGATGAAGGATTTCGAGAAAATGCTAGATACTCCTTTTACATACGGAGTCTTTTTAGACTTACATGTTGGGATGCTAAAGAATGTCTTTAAGTATGCCAACCAATATGAGAAAAAGATGTTTCTACATGTTGATTTAATCCAAGGCTTAAAGAATGATGAGGCTGCTGCGGAGTATTTGTGCCAGGAAATTAAGCCTTATGGGTTAATCTCTACAAAGGCGAACGTCATTATGAAGGCACGTCAAAAAGGGATTTATGCAACGCAGAGAGCATTTATTATCGACTCTAGTGCCCTAGAAAGAAGTATTACTCTTGTAAAAAAAACAAACCCACATTACATTGAAGTCCTCCCAGGGGTTGTCCCCAAAATCATCAAGGAATTACACGTGCGTACCGGAAAGCCGATTTTTGCTGGAGGCTTAATTGATACACCAGATGAGGTAGAACAAGCGATCCAATCAGGAGCAACTGCGATTACAACTTCTAACAGGAAGTTATGGGAAGAGTATTCCAATCTTAATATTTCAGAATAG
- a CDS encoding ABC transporter ATP-binding protein: MKKVELVDVSKSYDKKTNVISNINVTIEPGEFFVLVGPSGCGKSTMLRMIAGLEDITGGILRIGDKEANLLPPSKRDISMVFQNYALYPHLSVEDNIVFGLDVKKVPKPERKKRCQDVAEMLGLTDYLQRKPRALSGGQRQRVALARAIVNQAPICLMDEPLSNLDAKLRAHMRSEIRQIQRKLGMTMIYVTHDQIEAMTMGDRIMILHDGEIQQIGAPIDIYNKPANPFVATFIGSPSMNIANAVVQDQKTIAIADEISIPIPKDEQSILSSSNQLLVGIRPEYIKIAPKDSKDINRVLVEVLNVEVLGNETVFSFKLGDSEWWAKWTGQWSMTIGDTIPILLDYHSICLFDAETEKLLKAPSNIEQHVLNQEVVL, encoded by the coding sequence TTGAAAAAAGTCGAGCTTGTAGATGTTTCGAAATCTTACGATAAAAAAACCAACGTCATTTCGAACATTAACGTAACCATTGAACCCGGAGAGTTCTTTGTATTAGTAGGACCTTCTGGGTGTGGAAAAAGCACAATGCTCCGTATGATTGCCGGACTCGAAGACATTACAGGAGGAATATTAAGAATTGGAGATAAAGAAGCCAACCTTCTTCCTCCAAGTAAAAGAGACATTTCGATGGTATTTCAAAATTATGCCTTGTATCCTCACCTGAGTGTAGAGGATAATATAGTCTTTGGCCTTGATGTAAAAAAGGTTCCAAAACCAGAGAGAAAAAAGAGGTGTCAGGATGTTGCAGAAATGCTTGGACTGACTGATTATCTTCAGCGAAAACCGAGAGCCCTATCTGGCGGGCAACGCCAACGTGTAGCATTAGCCCGAGCCATTGTTAACCAAGCGCCAATTTGCCTAATGGATGAACCTTTATCAAATCTGGATGCCAAGCTACGAGCACATATGAGGTCAGAGATTCGACAGATTCAAAGAAAACTTGGTATGACTATGATTTATGTAACTCATGATCAAATTGAAGCTATGACAATGGGTGACCGAATTATGATCCTACATGATGGTGAAATTCAACAAATTGGCGCTCCTATAGATATTTATAACAAACCTGCTAATCCATTTGTTGCTACATTTATTGGTTCACCTTCTATGAATATAGCAAACGCAGTAGTCCAAGACCAAAAAACTATAGCCATTGCGGATGAAATCTCTATTCCTATTCCAAAGGATGAACAATCAATATTATCATCTAGCAATCAACTTCTCGTTGGAATAAGACCAGAATACATAAAAATAGCTCCGAAGGATTCAAAAGATATAAATAGGGTTTTAGTCGAGGTTTTGAATGTGGAAGTGTTAGGAAATGAAACCGTTTTCTCATTCAAGCTTGGCGACAGTGAATGGTGGGCTAAATGGACAGGACAATGGAGCATGACCATTGGAGACACCATCCCAATCTTATTAGACTATCATTCTATCTGTTTATTTGATGCAGAAACTGAAAAGCTATTAAAAGCACCCTCCAATATTGAACAACATGTACTCAATCAAGAGGTGGTGCTATGA
- a CDS encoding sugar ABC transporter permease, with amino-acid sequence MKLETNKSTTTARFSSNLSVWRRSLNVRTALLYLLPSIVLFTVFIFYPMFKTIYLSFFLTDQQGNPALFVGLENYAYLLESESFKKSIKATFLFVLYTVPTGVILALALALLANEKLRGIGFFRTIFSSTMGISVAASSVVWLFLFHPSIGMFNRVLSLFQMEQVQWLLDPSWALISISITTIWMNTGFSFLILLGGLQNIDEHLYESAKIDGASYWYQLRRITIPMLSPTLFFIITISLINAFQTFGQVDILTKGGPSESTNVIVYSIYREAFINYQFGTASAQAVFLFLCILIVTILQFKFGERKVHYQ; translated from the coding sequence ATGAAGCTCGAAACAAACAAGTCTACAACAACAGCCAGATTTTCTTCAAACCTGAGCGTATGGAGACGGTCTCTCAACGTAAGAACAGCACTTCTATATCTTCTACCCTCTATTGTTTTATTTACAGTTTTTATTTTCTATCCCATGTTTAAAACCATATATTTGAGCTTTTTCTTAACAGATCAGCAAGGAAACCCAGCCCTTTTTGTTGGCTTAGAGAACTATGCTTATTTACTTGAATCAGAGAGCTTTAAGAAAAGTATAAAAGCAACCTTCCTATTTGTACTTTATACAGTTCCAACTGGCGTAATTCTTGCTCTCGCACTAGCACTTCTTGCTAATGAAAAATTAAGAGGAATTGGCTTCTTTAGGACCATTTTCTCGTCTACCATGGGAATTTCAGTAGCCGCATCGTCTGTTGTCTGGTTATTCCTATTTCACCCAAGTATCGGGATGTTTAACAGAGTTCTAAGCCTTTTCCAGATGGAGCAGGTTCAATGGTTGCTAGACCCTTCTTGGGCTCTTATCTCTATATCCATTACGACTATTTGGATGAATACAGGTTTTTCTTTTCTTATCTTGCTTGGTGGATTACAAAATATTGATGAACATTTATATGAAAGTGCCAAAATTGATGGTGCAAGCTATTGGTATCAACTTCGAAGAATTACAATTCCCATGCTTTCACCGACCTTGTTTTTCATCATTACCATCTCGTTAATCAATGCCTTTCAAACATTTGGTCAAGTGGATATCTTAACAAAAGGTGGCCCTTCAGAGTCAACCAATGTCATTGTTTACTCGATCTATAGAGAGGCATTCATTAACTATCAGTTTGGTACCGCGAGTGCACAGGCCGTCTTCCTTTTCTTATGTATCTTAATTGTCACGATCTTGCAATTTAAGTTCGGTGAAAGGAAGGTGCACTATCAATGA